In a single window of the Elaeis guineensis isolate ETL-2024a chromosome 8, EG11, whole genome shotgun sequence genome:
- the LOC105049408 gene encoding LOW QUALITY PROTEIN: F-box/LRR-repeat protein 14 (The sequence of the model RefSeq protein was modified relative to this genomic sequence to represent the inferred CDS: inserted 1 base in 1 codon): protein MEDLPEVLVFDILKRISNSADRNSVSVVCKRLYAIEGEQRDFLKVGCGLHPATEALTSLCIRFPNLRKVEIVYSGWMSNLGKQLDNQGLLVLSSRCPCLAELTLSFCSFINDTGLGYLASCRNLRSLKLNFAPAISSHGILSLVVGCKNLSTLHLIRCMRVSSVEWLEYLGRFGTLEDLCIKNCRAIGEDDLIKLGPGLRRLKRLEFEVDAYYRYPKVYDHFVVDRWQRHQICCEEMKEISLINCIMTPSRGLSYLLGKCQALEKLLLDMCIGLKDSDMIALSQQSSNLRSISLRLPSQFLAPVLVNTPLRLTNDSLKALARGCPLLEVVELSFSDVEFPSLSCFSQDGILMLIQSCPIRXLTLNSTCFFNNSGMEALCSAQVLQTLELVKCQEVSDKGILLVIHFPCLTNLKLRRCLGVTNDGLKPLVGSQKLESLTVEDCPQISEEGVQGAARSVSYKQDLSWLY, encoded by the exons ATGGAGGATCTTCCTGAAGTATTAGTTTTCGATATTCTCAAGAGAATAAGTAACTCTGCTGACAGAAATTCTGTATCTGTTGTGTGCAAACGCCTTTATGCAATTGAGGGAGAGCAGAGAGATTTCTTAAAAGTTGGATGTGGATTACATCCAGCAACAGAAGCATTAACATCTCTGTGCATCCGCTTCCCAAACTTAAGGAAGGTAGAGATAGTCTACTCTGGTTGGATGTCCAACTTGGGAAAGCAATTAGACAATCAAGGCCTTCTTGTGCTCTCATCCCGCTGCCCTTGTCTCGCAGAACTAACCTTGAGTTTCTGTTCATTCATCAATGACACTGGTCTTGGTTACTTAGCTTCTTGCAGAAACCTCAGATCTCTTAAGCTAAATTTTGCACCGGCGATCAGTTCTCATGGGATTCTCTCACTTGTTGTTGGTTGTAAGAATCTTTCCACCCTCCATCTCATTCGCTGCATGAGAGTTAGCAGTGTCGAGTGGCTAGAATACCTTGGTAGGTTTGGAACCCTAGAGGACCTCTGTATCAAGAATTGCAGGGCCATTGGTGAGGATGATCTCATAAAGCTGGGTCCTGGACTGAGGAGACTCAAGCGGTTGGAGTTTGAGGTGGATGCATATTATAGGTACCCAAAGGTTTATGATCACTTTGTGGTGGATAGATGGCAAAGGCATCAGATCTGCtgtgaggagatgaaggagatTAGCTTGATAAATTGTATTATGACTCCGAGCAGAGGGCTTTCATACTTGTTGGGAAAATGCCAGGCATTGGAGAAGCTCCTCTTGGACATGTGCATTGGGTTAAAGGACAGTGATATGATTGCATTGTCTCAGCAGTCCAGCAACCTCAGAAGCATCTCGTTACGCCTCCCTTCACAGTTTTTGGCACCTGTCTTAGTGAACACTCCTTTACGATTGACTAATGACAGTCTGAAGGCCTTAGCTCGTGGCTGTCCCTTGCTTGAAGTGGTTGAATTATCCTTCTCTGATGTAGAATTCCCATCATTATCTTGCTTCAGTCAGGATGGTATTCTAATGTTGATTCAAAGCTGTCCAATTC GTTTGACGCTTAATAGCACCTGCTTCTTTAACAACAGTGGGATGGAAGCCCTTTGTTCTGCGCAGGTTTTGCAGACACTAGAGCTTGTGAAATGCCAGGAAGTCAGTGATAAGGGGATTCTACTTGTCATACACTTCCCTTGCTTGACCAATCTGAAGCTCCGCAGATGTTTAGGAGTGACAAACGACGGGTTAAAGCCCCTTGTGGGTTCACAGAAATTGGAGTCTCTCACAGTTGAAGACTGCCCTCAGATTTCTGAGGAAGGTGTTCAAGGGGCTGCAAGGTCTGTTTCTTACAAGCAAGATTTATCATGGTTGTATTGA
- the LOC105049409 gene encoding putative glycerol-3-phosphate transporter 5 codes for METLSLAPPPPRRQSLLFHRISVLLLTFSAYAAFHASRKPPSIVKSVLGPEVAASNSSADAGWPPFNGLRGPHRLGELDLAFLSSYSAGMYLAGHVGDRIDLRRFLAFGMLGSGISTAAFGMGYWWRVHRLSFFLAVQIVSGLFQSIGWPCVVAVVGNWFGKSKRGLIMGAWNSHTSVGNILGSVVASSVLEFGWGWSFVLPGILIIIVGAFVLAFLVVDPKVLGFESPVMEIEINDAGNGLEGSANGANGEEVGLLGSGEKSDLDMKAVDLDSKAAIGFLEAWRLPSVAPYAFCLFFSKLVAYTFLYWLPFYIRHTAVSGKHLSHKTAGILSTIFDIGGVFGGISAGFISDRLGARAVTSVLFLLFSIPSLILYRLYGSISMHLNIGLMFLSGYFVNGPYSLITTAVAADLGTQDMIKGNSRALATVTAIIDGTGSVGAALGPLLTGYISTRGWNSVFLMLIFSTSLAILFLIHIAKAEVTSKMSQRR; via the exons ATGGAAACCCTAAGCCTAGCCCCGCCGCCCCCTCGGCGGCAGAGCCTCCTTTTTCACCGGATCTCCGTCCTCCTTCTCACCTTCTCTGCCTACGCCGCCTTCCACGCCTCCCGCAAGCCCCCTTCCATCGTCAAATCCGTCCTCGGTCCCGAGGTGGCCGCCTCCAACTCCTCCGCCGATGCTGGCTGGCCACCCTTCAACGGCCTGCGTGGCCCCCACCGCCTGGGCGAGCTCGACCTGGccttcctctcctcctattccGCCGGCATGTACCTCGCCGGCCATGTCGGCGACCGGATCGATCTTCGCCGCTTCCTCGCCTTCGGCATGCTTGGCAGCGGCATCTCCACTGCCGCCTTCGGGATGGGCTACTGGTGGCGCGTCCACCGCCTCAGCTTCTTCCTCGCGGTCCAGATTGTCAGCGGGCTCTTCCAGTCGATCGGGTGGCCCTGCGTCGTTGCTGTGGTCGGGAATTGGTTTGGGAAGTCGAAGCGGGGGCTTATCATGGGGGCTTGGAACTCCCACACCTCGGTGGGGAACATCCTCGGCTCCGTCGTGGCTTCCTCGGTCCTTGAGTTCGGGTGGGGGTGGTCGTTTGTGCTGCCGGGGATTCTAATCATCATTGTCGGGGCATTTGTTCTTGCATTTTTGGTTGTGGATCCAAAAGTTCTGGGTTTCGAATCTCCAGTCATGGAGATCGAGATTAATGATGCCGGGAATGGATTGGAAGGGAGTGCCAATGGGGCAAATGGCGAAGAGGTTGGTCTTCTTGGATCGGGGGAAAAATCTGATCTGGACATGAAAGCGGTTGATCTGGACTCGAAGGCAGCGATCGGATTCTTGGAGGCATGGAGGCTGCCCAGCGTAGCGCCCTATGCGTTCTGCCTTTTCTTCTCCAAGCTTGTGGCATACACTTTCCTCTATTGGTTGCCATTTTACATTCGACACACTG CTGTTTCTGGCAAGCACTTATCACACAAAACTGCGGGAATCCTTTCAACAATATTTGACATTGGAGGGGTATTTGGAGGCATTTCAGCAGGATTCATTTCGGACAGGCTTGGTGCTCGTGCTGTGACTTCGGTTCTATTCCTTCTGTTCTCAATCCCATCACTTATTCTTTATCGACTATATGGAAGCATATCGATGCACCTCAACATTGGGTTGATGTTTCTTTCTGGCTATTTTGTGAATGGCCCATATTCGCTTATTACCACAGCTGTTGCAGCTGATTTGGGTACTCAGGACATGATTAAAGGCAATTCACGAGCATTGGCTACTGTGACAGCCATTATTGATGGTACAGGTTCTGTTGGGGCAGCTCTGGGACCTTTGCTTACAGGGTATATCTCAACTAGGGGATGGAACAGTGTTTTCTTGATGCTAATTTTCTCAACTTCTCTAGcaattttgtttttgatacatattGCAAAAGCTGAGGTTACTAGCAAGATGAGCCAAAGAAGATAG